A single genomic interval of Hevea brasiliensis isolate MT/VB/25A 57/8 chromosome 4, ASM3005281v1, whole genome shotgun sequence harbors:
- the LOC110673242 gene encoding CBL-interacting serine/threonine-protein kinase 7: protein MEPRRAQPPPLPLRTTSSNIPATLLNRYELGKLLGRGSFAKVYAARSLTDNKLVAIKIIDKTRTVDDAMEPRIICEISAMRRLQHHPNILKIHEVMATRTKIYLVMDLALGGELFSKVLHRGKLKESKARRYFQQLVSALHFCHQNGVAHRDVKPQNLLLDENGNLKVSDFGLSALAKAQNGDVLQTACGTPAFTAPEVMARRGYDGAKADAWSCGVILFFLLSAQLPFDDTNLAAMYKKIHRREYQIPSSISKPAKSIITQLLDPNPTTRMSIVGLMNHSWFLKNYELPTQSSMFELEHTKYCKFDTRSVNAFDIISLSSGLDLSGLFEVKGRREKRFTSRETVERIAERLREVGGRLGYRVEEGKGGAIGLGKGRVVLMLEMLEISENLLVVEVKVVGGDGVEFEEVQWGKLKDGLQDVVLQWHNDAM, encoded by the coding sequence ATGGAACCACGACGGGCTCAGCCACCGCCTCTCCCTTTGAGAACCACCTCCTCCAACATCCCCGCCACCCTTCTCAACAGGTATGAACTCGGTAAATTGCTGGGCCGCGGCAGCTTCGCCAAGGTTTACGCAGCTCGTTCTCTGACTGATAACAAGCTCGTTGCTATAAAGATTATCGACAAAACACGCACGGTGGACGATGCCATGGAACCTCGGATAATATGCGAGATTTCCGCCATGCGCCGCCTCCAGCACCATCCTAATATTCTTAAAATCCATGAAGTCATGGCCACCAGGACCAAAATCTACCTAGTCATGGACCTTGCCTTGGGTGGCGAGCTCTTCTCCAAGGTTCTCCACCGTGGTAAACTCAAGGAATCCAAGGCTCGCCGCTACTTTCAACAGCTCGTGTCGGCTCTTCATTTTTGCCACCAGAACGGCGTCGCTCACCGCGATGTCAAGCCGCAAaatctcctcctcgacgagaatGGTAATCTAAAAGTATCTGATTTCGGTCTCTCGGCCTTGGCCAAGGCGCAGAATGGCGATGTCCTTCAGACGGCTTGTGGGACCCCAGCTTTCACTGCTCCAGAGGTGATGGCGCGGCGGGGATACGACGGTGCGAAGGCGGATGCGTGGTCTTGCGGAGTAATTCTGTTCTTTCTACTATCAGCACAGCTACCCTTCGATGATACGAATCTTGCAGCCATGTACAAGAAAATTCATCGAAGAGAATATCAAATACCTTCTTCTATCTCAAAACCAGCTAAATCTATTATAACTCAGCTTCTTGACCCAAATCCCACGACAAGAATGAGCATAGTAGGACTAATGAATCATTCTTGGTTCCTGAAGAATTATGAATTACCAACTCAAAGTAGCATGTTCGAATTGGAACACACAAAATATTGTAAATTTGATACTAGAAGTGTTAATGCGTTTGATATAATATCTTTATCTTCGGGGTTGGATCTATCCGGCCTTTTTGAGGTTAAAGGTAGGAGAGAGAAGAGATTTACTTCAAGGGAGACGGTGGAGAGAATAGCGGAGAGACTGAGAGAGGTTGGTGGGAGATTAGGATATAGAGTTGAGGAAGGAAAGGGTGGGGCAATTGGGTTGGGAAAAGGAAGGGTCGTTTTGATGTTGGAGATGTTGGAAATATCAGAGAACTTATTGGTGGTGGAAGTGAAGGTGGTGGGGGGTGATGGGGTGGAATTTGAGGAGGTTCAGTGGGGGAAATTGAAGGATGGGCTTCAAGATGTTGTTCTTCAATGGCATAATGATGCTATGTGA